One stretch of Cellulomonas wangsupingiae DNA includes these proteins:
- a CDS encoding SGNH/GDSL hydrolase family protein — protein MTTFLRPGDRVLLTGDSITDWGRDRDQPDSPWGLGHGYAGIVAALAGARRPDLDLTFHNRGIGGDTTRMLRERWQPDALDLEPTVVSILVGVNDTWRRFDSGAVTSVEEYEGHYRAILQATRERLDPRFVLVEPFVLPVPPVQPAWREDLNPRIHVVRRLAAEYDAALVPADGLFAAAAARTPPERWAFDGVHPTAAGHGLLAEAWLAAVGLSA, from the coding sequence GTGACGACGTTCCTCCGCCCCGGTGACCGGGTGCTCCTGACCGGCGACTCCATCACCGACTGGGGACGCGACCGCGACCAGCCCGACAGCCCGTGGGGACTGGGGCACGGGTACGCCGGCATCGTCGCGGCGCTGGCGGGGGCGCGTCGACCCGACCTGGACCTGACGTTCCACAACCGCGGGATCGGTGGCGACACCACACGCATGCTGCGCGAGCGCTGGCAGCCCGACGCGCTGGACCTCGAGCCGACCGTCGTGTCGATCCTCGTGGGCGTCAACGACACGTGGCGACGCTTCGACTCCGGCGCGGTGACGAGCGTCGAGGAGTACGAGGGGCACTACCGCGCGATCCTGCAGGCGACGCGCGAGCGGCTCGACCCGCGGTTCGTGCTGGTCGAGCCGTTCGTCCTGCCGGTGCCGCCCGTGCAGCCGGCGTGGCGCGAGGACCTCAACCCGCGCATCCACGTCGTGCGGCGCCTGGCGGCCGAGTACGACGCGGCGCTCGTGCCCGCCGACGGCCTCTTCGCCGCCGCGGCGGCCCGCACGCCGCCCGAGCGCTGGGCCTTCGACGGGGTCCACCCGACCGCGGCGGGGCACGGGCTGCTGGCCGAGGCGTGGCTCGCGGCGGTCGGCCTGTCCGCCTGA
- a CDS encoding iron chaperone: MSSSTQATSDPGTFTAEERTAMKERAAELRAESRRGSAAAKAAEAEAQVLAKIAELPAADRVIAERVHAIVREVAPDLTPRTWYGMPAYAKDGKVVCFLKPAGKFESRYATLGFEDPAALDDGPMWPTSYALTAMNEEVERALADLVRRAAA; the protein is encoded by the coding sequence ATGAGCAGCAGCACGCAGGCGACGAGCGACCCGGGCACGTTCACCGCGGAGGAGCGCACGGCGATGAAGGAGCGGGCCGCCGAGCTCCGGGCGGAGTCCCGGCGGGGCAGCGCGGCGGCCAAGGCGGCGGAGGCCGAGGCGCAGGTGCTGGCGAAGATCGCCGAGCTCCCCGCGGCCGACCGCGTGATCGCCGAGCGCGTCCACGCGATCGTGCGCGAGGTGGCCCCCGACCTGACGCCGCGCACCTGGTACGGCATGCCGGCGTACGCGAAGGACGGCAAGGTCGTGTGCTTCCTCAAGCCCGCCGGCAAGTTCGAGTCCCGGTACGCCACATTGGGCTTCGAGGATCCGGCGGCGCTCGACGACGGACCGATGTGGCCGACGTCGTACGCGCTGACGGCGATGAACGAGGAGGTCGAGCGAGCGCTGGCGGACCTCGTCCGCCGGGCCGCGGCCTGA
- a CDS encoding LacI family DNA-binding transcriptional regulator produces the protein MRDVAAVAGVSVKTVSRVLNAEPNVSEELKERVRRAAATLNYELNVYAGGLRRMGARTNAIGLMLESVDDAFSAAIHRGVETVTRRHSIIVLAQSFEEDADRERTVVKEFLRRRVDGLILTTVSRDQAYLSAEAARGTSIVFVDRPAVSVAFDSVVSCNFDGAVAATRHLLEHGHRRLAYVGGDHEIWTLRERLRGYFDELDRWGVPRSDVVALTGVHGEEGARTEVHRMLDGPQPPTAIFAAHNRMTVGVLRALHERGRQHDVAMVGFDDVQLLDLLEPGVTVVAQDPHRLGELAAERLLARMAGNPLELETLTVPTTLIERGSGEIPGPFAA, from the coding sequence ATGCGCGACGTCGCAGCCGTCGCGGGCGTCAGTGTCAAGACGGTCTCGCGCGTGCTCAATGCCGAGCCGAACGTGTCGGAAGAGCTCAAGGAGCGCGTGCGGCGTGCAGCCGCGACGTTGAACTACGAGCTCAACGTCTACGCGGGCGGACTGCGCCGCATGGGTGCCCGGACCAATGCGATCGGGCTGATGCTCGAGAGCGTGGACGACGCGTTCTCCGCCGCGATCCACCGCGGTGTCGAGACGGTCACGCGACGGCACTCGATCATCGTGCTCGCGCAGAGCTTCGAGGAGGACGCCGACCGTGAGCGGACGGTTGTCAAGGAGTTCCTGCGCCGCCGCGTCGACGGCCTGATCCTCACCACGGTGTCCCGCGACCAGGCGTACCTGTCGGCGGAGGCGGCCCGCGGCACGTCGATCGTGTTCGTCGACCGTCCGGCCGTGTCCGTCGCGTTCGACTCGGTCGTGTCGTGCAACTTCGACGGTGCGGTGGCGGCGACGCGTCACCTGCTGGAGCACGGGCACCGTCGCCTCGCCTACGTGGGCGGTGACCACGAGATCTGGACGCTGCGGGAGCGGTTGCGCGGCTACTTCGACGAGCTGGACCGGTGGGGCGTGCCGCGGTCCGACGTCGTCGCGCTCACCGGTGTGCACGGCGAGGAGGGCGCGCGCACGGAGGTCCACCGGATGCTGGACGGTCCGCAGCCGCCGACGGCGATCTTCGCGGCGCACAACCGCATGACCGTCGGGGTCCTGCGTGCGCTCCACGAGCGCGGTCGCCAGCACGACGTGGCGATGGTCGGGTTCGACGACGTCCAGCTGCTCGACCTGCTCGAGCCCGGCGTGACGGTCGTCGCGCAGGACCCGCACCGGCTGGGCGAGCTCGCGGCCGAGCGTCTGCTGGCACGGATGGCCGGCAACCCGCTGGAGCTGGAGACGCTGACCGTCCCGACGACGCTGATCGAGCGCGGGTCGGGCGAGATCCCGGGGCCCTTCGCCGCCTGA
- a CDS encoding ABC transporter permease codes for MVGYLVRRLLLAVFVLWGVATAVFLIVRVVPADPALLIAGSDAPPEQLDQLRRDLGLDQSMFVQYGTFLGNAVSGDLGSSYVLKEPAVTLIGQVLPNTALLALLACVLAMLIAFPLGLMAALRANRPLDRVVTTGSLFTQALPNFWIGVVLLLVFSRMLKWLPSVGLDGPKSLILPTIVLALPFVSVLTRMIRNGLLEVMSESYIQTARAKGLSERIVVFRHAVRNAAIPVITIVGLQFGTLLGGAVVTESVFSFPGIGRLLVSSIQLRDYNVVQACVLVIAAVFVIINLVVDLLYGILDPRVRLAK; via the coding sequence ATGGTCGGCTATCTCGTACGGCGACTGTTGCTGGCAGTCTTTGTGCTGTGGGGCGTCGCCACCGCGGTGTTCCTCATCGTCCGGGTCGTCCCTGCCGACCCGGCACTGCTCATCGCTGGTTCGGACGCACCGCCCGAGCAGCTCGACCAGCTGCGGCGTGACCTCGGTCTCGACCAGTCGATGTTCGTGCAGTACGGCACCTTCCTGGGCAACGCCGTCTCCGGCGACCTGGGCTCGTCGTACGTGCTCAAGGAGCCGGCGGTGACCCTCATCGGCCAGGTGCTGCCGAACACGGCGCTCCTGGCGCTCCTCGCGTGCGTGCTCGCCATGCTGATCGCCTTCCCGCTCGGCCTGATGGCGGCGCTGCGGGCCAACCGGCCCCTCGACCGCGTGGTGACCACCGGTTCGCTCTTCACGCAGGCGCTGCCGAACTTCTGGATCGGTGTCGTCCTTCTCCTGGTGTTCTCGCGCATGCTCAAGTGGTTGCCCAGCGTGGGGCTCGACGGGCCGAAGAGCCTGATCCTGCCGACAATCGTGCTGGCGCTGCCATTCGTCTCGGTCCTCACCCGCATGATTCGCAACGGGCTGCTCGAGGTGATGAGCGAGAGCTATATCCAGACCGCTCGCGCCAAGGGGTTGTCGGAACGGATCGTGGTCTTCCGCCACGCCGTCCGGAATGCGGCGATCCCCGTGATCACCATCGTCGGACTGCAGTTCGGGACGCTGCTCGGAGGTGCCGTCGTCACCGAGTCGGTCTTCTCGTTCCCGGGGATCGGCCGGCTCCTCGTGAGCTCCATCCAGCTGCGTGACTACAACGTCGTGCAGGCGTGCGTGCTCGTGATCGCCGCCGTCTTCGTCATCATCAACCTCGTCGTGGACCTGCTGTACGGGATCCTCGACCCTCGCGTGAGGCTCGCCAAGTGA
- a CDS encoding ABC transporter permease encodes MTAAPVLAVNATMRRARRARRGVKIRIIGPLVVIGLIVLGAVVIPLAYDFDPLRADLMARLMPPGTVMSDGRTALLGTDQIGSDLFAQIMAGARISLLVGVATLAISGLVGVLLGLLAGHFGGWIDATLMRIADIQLAFPSILLAILIASVLGQGVGNIILVLSISNWVVFARVARSQVLSLKNREYVEAARTLGAGNWHLMFRTLLPGCMAPVIVVATTQFAQVILTEASLSFLGVGVPLGTPSLGSTIFNGTQYLSTAWWISTLPGVVLVILMLAFGILGDALRDKFDPTLRSA; translated from the coding sequence GTGACCGCCGCACCTGTCCTCGCCGTCAACGCGACGATGCGCCGGGCCCGTCGGGCCCGGCGGGGCGTCAAGATCCGCATCATCGGGCCGCTGGTCGTCATCGGTCTGATCGTGCTCGGCGCCGTCGTCATCCCGCTCGCCTACGACTTCGACCCGCTGCGCGCGGACCTCATGGCGCGGCTGATGCCCCCCGGGACCGTCATGTCGGACGGCCGCACCGCGCTGCTCGGTACCGACCAGATCGGGTCGGACCTCTTCGCGCAGATCATGGCCGGTGCCAGGATCTCGCTGCTCGTCGGCGTCGCGACCCTCGCCATCTCCGGGCTGGTCGGGGTGCTGCTCGGTCTGCTCGCCGGGCACTTCGGCGGGTGGATCGACGCGACGCTCATGCGGATCGCCGACATCCAGCTCGCGTTCCCCTCCATCCTGCTGGCGATCCTCATCGCCTCGGTGCTCGGTCAGGGCGTCGGCAACATCATCCTCGTGCTGTCGATCTCGAATTGGGTCGTCTTCGCCCGCGTCGCGCGCAGCCAGGTGCTGTCGCTGAAGAACCGCGAGTACGTCGAGGCCGCCCGGACCCTGGGTGCGGGCAACTGGCACCTGATGTTCCGGACGCTGCTGCCCGGATGCATGGCGCCGGTCATCGTGGTGGCGACCACGCAGTTCGCCCAGGTGATCCTCACGGAGGCGTCCCTGTCGTTCCTCGGCGTCGGGGTGCCGCTCGGCACGCCGAGCCTGGGCAGCACGATCTTCAACGGGACGCAGTACCTGTCGACCGCATGGTGGATCTCCACCCTCCCCGGCGTCGTGCTCGTGATCCTCATGCTCGCCTTCGGGATCCTCGGCGACGCCCTCCGCGACAAGTTCGACCCGACGCTCCGGAGCGCCTGA
- a CDS encoding ABC transporter ATP-binding protein, protein MTTTQTGLVGPTSATSGAPLLSVENLTVEFSTAAGVARALDGVSFEVRAGETLAILGESGCGKSTTAQAIMGLLPKPAGSVTGGRIMYGGRDLAAEPVRKVREVCGTEIAMIFQDPLSSLNPVFRVGAQVAEPFRQRRGMGRQEAWARALELLKRVGIPDAETRISDYPHQFSGGQRQRIMIAMALALGPKLLIADEPTTALDVTVQKQVMNLLADLQAETGMAMVLVSHDLGVVAEVAQRAAIMYGGRIVETGAIRDMYDHPAHPYTKGLLESIPGGRVGSRLKPIVGSPPNLLNLPTGCAFNPRCPFAIDRCRELAPTLRTPQGWPAGHQAACHLSEEVLTHV, encoded by the coding sequence ATGACGACGACACAGACGGGCCTCGTCGGCCCCACCTCCGCCACGAGCGGCGCGCCGCTGCTGAGCGTCGAGAACCTCACGGTGGAGTTCTCCACCGCCGCGGGGGTGGCCCGCGCGCTGGACGGCGTCAGCTTCGAGGTCCGGGCGGGCGAGACGCTCGCCATCCTCGGCGAGTCCGGCTGCGGCAAGTCGACCACCGCGCAGGCGATCATGGGCCTGCTGCCCAAGCCGGCCGGATCGGTCACGGGAGGCAGGATCATGTACGGCGGGCGTGACCTCGCGGCCGAGCCCGTCCGCAAGGTGCGCGAGGTGTGCGGCACCGAGATCGCCATGATCTTCCAGGACCCCCTGAGCTCGCTGAACCCGGTGTTCCGGGTCGGCGCGCAGGTGGCCGAGCCGTTCCGGCAGCGGCGGGGCATGGGCCGCCAGGAGGCGTGGGCGCGCGCGCTCGAGCTGCTCAAGCGCGTGGGCATCCCGGACGCGGAGACGCGGATCTCCGACTACCCGCACCAGTTCTCCGGCGGGCAGCGTCAGCGGATCATGATCGCGATGGCGCTCGCGCTCGGCCCGAAGCTGCTGATCGCCGACGAGCCGACCACCGCGCTGGACGTGACCGTCCAGAAGCAGGTGATGAACCTGCTGGCCGACCTGCAGGCGGAGACCGGGATGGCGATGGTGCTCGTCAGCCACGACCTCGGTGTCGTCGCGGAGGTCGCCCAGCGGGCCGCCATCATGTACGGGGGCCGGATCGTCGAGACCGGCGCGATCCGGGACATGTACGACCACCCGGCGCACCCGTACACCAAGGGCCTGCTGGAGTCGATCCCCGGTGGCCGCGTCGGCAGTCGGCTCAAGCCGATCGTCGGGTCGCCACCGAACCTGCTGAACCTGCCGACCGGGTGCGCGTTCAACCCGCGCTGCCCGTTCGCGATCGACCGGTGCCGGGAGCTGGCGCCGACGTTGCGCACGCCGCAGGGATGGCCCGCGGGCCACCAGGCCGCGTGCCACCTGTCCGAGGAGGTCCTCACCCATGTCTGA
- a CDS encoding ATP-binding cassette domain-containing protein — MSDAGTTPLLSVRDLKVAYPIRSSFLQRKIGENVAVDGVTFDIRPGETVGLVGESGSGKSTVARAVIGLVRADAGTIEFEGQDITRFSPRQLTAVRREMQMVFQDPYASLNPRLTVRDVIAEAWRVHRDVVPRDRWTAEVKELMDRVGLNPDYSDRYPHQFSGGQRQRIGIARALALRPKLIICDEPVSALDVSVQAQVLNLLDDLQDDLGLAYLFISHDLSVVEHLCDRVLVLHHGVVAEEGTAREVFDHPRDDYTRALLAAVPVARPWLEPTS, encoded by the coding sequence ATGTCTGACGCCGGGACCACGCCGCTGTTGAGCGTCAGGGACCTGAAGGTCGCCTACCCGATCCGCTCGTCGTTCCTGCAGCGCAAGATCGGCGAGAACGTCGCCGTCGACGGCGTCACGTTCGACATCCGGCCGGGGGAGACCGTCGGCCTGGTCGGCGAGTCGGGATCCGGCAAGTCGACGGTCGCCCGCGCCGTGATCGGGCTGGTCAGGGCCGACGCGGGCACGATCGAGTTCGAGGGGCAGGACATCACCCGCTTCTCCCCGCGGCAGCTCACCGCGGTGCGTCGTGAGATGCAGATGGTGTTCCAGGACCCGTACGCCTCGCTCAACCCGCGGCTGACGGTCCGGGACGTGATCGCCGAGGCGTGGCGCGTGCACCGCGACGTCGTGCCGCGCGACCGGTGGACGGCCGAGGTGAAGGAGCTGATGGACCGCGTCGGCCTCAACCCCGACTACAGCGACCGGTACCCCCACCAGTTCTCGGGTGGTCAGCGTCAGCGCATCGGGATCGCACGGGCCCTGGCGCTGCGGCCCAAGCTGATCATCTGCGACGAGCCGGTCTCGGCCCTGGACGTGTCGGTCCAGGCCCAGGTCCTCAACCTGCTCGACGACCTGCAGGACGACCTGGGCCTGGCGTACCTGTTCATCTCGCACGACCTGTCGGTCGTCGAGCACCTGTGCGACCGCGTCCTGGTGCTGCACCACGGCGTCGTCGCCGAGGAGGGCACCGCGCGGGAGGTCTTCGACCATCCCCGCGACGACTACACCCGCGCGCTGCTGGCGGCTGTGCCCGTCGCACGGCCGTGGCTGGAGCCCACCTCCTGA
- a CDS encoding ABC transporter substrate-binding protein, with amino-acid sequence MTSLRARRMSVAGIAAVLALALAGCGGSSESSGGGAGNGDATPGAALPDDQQHLTYVLNYGCTSLDPTENFDNCRMQVDSNVLQGLVALDEESQPQPLLASSWEWTDDTTLVFTLRDDVTFSDGTPFTSADVVATFDRYIAMQSVLATQLAVIDTYTANDPTTLTITTKNPTGTLLGVLSMIFIGKADGVADDAYWSKPIGTGPFVVTEFVTNDHVTLTRNDAYWGEPAKLKTVTFQQITDTNGKVTALSNRSAQVIAGVPGDQIATVESMDGVRLEQIPSFTYTFLWFQNSREPFTDPLVREALWAALDLDTIVTSLLGETAEPMTSLCPEAAFGCLPASEAPSYDPERAKDLLAEAGYPDGFTTTIDYSTANPGYDQLVSAMISYWKEVGITVEPKSDDQATFLANIAKPGNYDMIVNSNLTSTGDADFTLNRLYTCAADRLGYCNPDLDALLAKGQQTLDADERLSVYQEISDLLAADAPAIGLFQQNTNLASLDTVQGLKLVPSENYDWSTVYLTD; translated from the coding sequence ATGACATCACTGCGCGCACGGCGGATGTCCGTCGCCGGAATTGCTGCCGTCCTCGCCCTGGCGCTTGCCGGGTGCGGCGGCTCGAGCGAGAGCAGCGGCGGCGGTGCCGGGAACGGTGACGCCACACCCGGCGCAGCGCTCCCCGACGACCAGCAGCACCTGACGTACGTCCTCAACTACGGGTGCACGTCGCTGGACCCCACGGAGAACTTCGACAACTGCCGCATGCAGGTCGACAGCAACGTCCTGCAGGGCCTGGTCGCGCTGGACGAGGAGTCGCAGCCGCAGCCGCTGCTCGCGAGCTCCTGGGAGTGGACGGACGACACGACGCTCGTCTTCACGCTGCGCGACGACGTGACGTTCAGCGACGGCACGCCCTTCACCTCGGCGGACGTCGTGGCCACCTTCGACCGCTACATCGCGATGCAGTCCGTGCTCGCGACGCAGCTCGCGGTCATCGACACCTACACGGCGAACGACCCGACGACGCTGACGATCACGACGAAGAACCCGACCGGCACGCTGCTCGGTGTGCTGTCGATGATCTTCATCGGCAAGGCCGACGGGGTCGCCGACGACGCCTACTGGTCCAAGCCGATCGGCACCGGTCCGTTCGTCGTGACCGAGTTCGTCACGAACGACCACGTCACGCTCACCCGCAACGACGCCTACTGGGGCGAGCCGGCGAAGCTCAAGACGGTGACCTTCCAGCAGATCACCGACACCAACGGCAAGGTGACCGCGCTGTCCAACCGCTCGGCCCAGGTGATCGCCGGCGTGCCGGGCGACCAGATCGCGACGGTCGAGAGCATGGACGGGGTGCGACTGGAGCAGATCCCCAGCTTCACGTACACGTTCCTGTGGTTCCAGAACAGCCGCGAGCCGTTCACCGACCCGCTGGTGCGCGAGGCCCTGTGGGCGGCACTCGACCTCGACACGATCGTCACCTCGCTCCTCGGGGAGACCGCCGAGCCGATGACCTCCCTGTGCCCCGAGGCCGCCTTCGGCTGCCTGCCGGCCTCCGAGGCGCCGTCCTACGACCCGGAGCGCGCCAAGGACCTGCTCGCCGAGGCCGGTTACCCCGACGGGTTCACCACGACGATCGACTACAGCACCGCGAACCCGGGCTACGACCAGCTCGTCTCGGCGATGATCTCCTACTGGAAGGAGGTCGGCATCACCGTCGAGCCGAAGTCGGACGACCAGGCCACCTTCCTCGCGAACATCGCCAAGCCCGGCAACTACGACATGATCGTCAACTCGAACCTGACGAGCACCGGGGACGCCGACTTCACGCTCAACCGCCTCTACACCTGCGCGGCCGACCGCCTCGGGTACTGCAACCCGGACCTCGACGCCCTGCTGGCCAAGGGCCAGCAGACGCTCGATGCCGACGAGCGCCTGTCCGTCTACCAGGAGATCTCCGACCTCCTCGCGGCGGACGCACCGGCGATCGGGCTGTTCCAGCAGAACACCAACCTGGCGTCGCTGGACACCGTGCAGGGTCTGAAGCTCGTGCCCAGCGAGAACTACGACTGGAGCACCGTCTACCTCACCGACTAG
- a CDS encoding FAD-dependent oxidoreductase has translation MFVREPERQVPVVASYDVIVCGGGPAGLVAATAAARNGARTLLIERYGFVGGMSTSALVTPISEFRHYGKQHIGGIPFELMAMAAELGGAEITRESGNYPVNDEILKLAAQRLLLDSGVTLLYHSWFSDCVTQDGRVTHVIVQNKAGRVAYEGKVFIDCTGDADLVRAAGFETVKGDVLQPASLWFQLGGVDTDALEYLFGDAVDAMLPVSAVIRDRLTELHEQGVIPIFGGPWINRFFHDGMVSINLLREATDASDPEWFTRTECSLREALHLVIDVLRENFPEFRDCWLAKSGIQTGVRETYHIVGEYTLLKDDIVTPKAFPDTIAKGAHVIDIHAADSTEQNDMVIPRQEYNVPFRCLVPKGSVNLVTAGRCLSADGPGFGSVRVMATCMAMGQGAGTAAALSIAHGFGMTDMDHELLRATLAAQGAVVDHDNTVNPGAPVDVTVYPGVRK, from the coding sequence GTGTTCGTGCGAGAGCCCGAGCGTCAGGTTCCCGTCGTCGCGAGCTACGACGTCATCGTGTGCGGGGGCGGTCCGGCCGGCCTCGTCGCGGCGACGGCCGCGGCCCGCAACGGGGCAAGGACGCTCCTCATCGAGCGGTACGGGTTCGTCGGTGGCATGTCGACGAGCGCGCTCGTGACACCGATCAGCGAGTTCCGCCACTACGGCAAGCAGCACATCGGGGGGATCCCCTTCGAGCTCATGGCCATGGCCGCCGAGCTGGGCGGGGCCGAGATCACGCGGGAGAGCGGGAACTACCCGGTCAACGACGAGATCCTCAAGCTCGCCGCGCAGCGCCTGCTGCTCGACAGCGGCGTGACCCTGCTGTACCACTCGTGGTTCTCCGACTGCGTGACGCAGGACGGCCGGGTGACGCACGTGATCGTGCAGAACAAGGCCGGCCGCGTCGCGTACGAGGGCAAGGTCTTCATCGACTGCACGGGCGACGCCGACCTGGTGCGCGCGGCCGGCTTCGAGACGGTCAAGGGCGACGTGCTGCAGCCGGCCTCGTTGTGGTTCCAGCTCGGAGGGGTCGACACCGACGCCCTGGAGTACCTCTTCGGCGACGCGGTCGACGCGATGCTGCCCGTGTCGGCGGTGATCCGGGACCGGTTGACCGAGCTGCACGAGCAGGGCGTCATCCCGATCTTCGGTGGACCGTGGATCAACCGGTTCTTCCACGACGGCATGGTCAGCATCAACCTGCTGCGCGAGGCGACCGACGCGAGCGACCCCGAGTGGTTCACCCGCACCGAGTGCAGCCTGCGGGAGGCGCTGCACCTGGTCATCGACGTGCTGCGCGAGAACTTCCCCGAGTTCCGGGACTGCTGGCTGGCGAAGTCGGGCATCCAGACCGGGGTCCGCGAGACGTATCACATCGTCGGCGAGTACACGCTGCTCAAGGACGACATCGTCACGCCCAAGGCGTTCCCCGACACGATCGCCAAGGGCGCCCACGTCATCGACATCCACGCCGCGGACAGCACCGAGCAGAACGACATGGTGATCCCGCGGCAGGAGTACAACGTGCCGTTCCGCTGCCTGGTCCCGAAGGGCAGCGTCAACCTCGTCACCGCCGGGCGCTGCCTCAGCGCCGACGGTCCCGGGTTCGGCTCCGTGCGCGTCATGGCGACGTGCATGGCCATGGGACAGGGCGCGGGGACGGCCGCCGCGCTGAGCATCGCGCACGGGTTCGGCATGACCGACATGGACCACGAGCTGCTGCGCGCGACGCTCGCGGCGCAGGGCGCCGTCGTCGACCACGACAACACCGTCAACCCCGGGGCGCCCGTCGACGTGACGGTCTACCCGGGCGTCCGGAAATGA
- a CDS encoding DUF6772 family protein gives MTKEREISMQKFLSYDRGLERFNPLARVICYDDFDTGFNGWLDLTPNYVEENYESFDSVVDLSSWAPNQLSSASMRFASSHGSMEGTYSLKITTAPTGGPHTEPPRNGSMGHAIKRLSRFGNPKLIQIEAWYSYTPVQDREGKGEEDIRAIGFFFDVQDSEYRYMPGVRYVNSLGGKLVKKWQYYQVSEGVTPEDWNFGVKDGWCVPGVDNQWYGRRFEDGSGDGYQWLPGGEQELVYNESPDKINWMYFRLTVDIEKREYVEMQSGDQVFDMRGIKPTLTEGYASIDNLINPIFFIETDSERSVNLYLDSVVYSVE, from the coding sequence ATGACCAAGGAGAGAGAGATTTCGATGCAGAAGTTCCTCAGCTACGACCGCGGGCTGGAGCGGTTCAACCCGCTCGCGCGGGTCATCTGCTACGACGACTTCGACACGGGGTTCAACGGCTGGCTCGACCTCACGCCGAACTACGTCGAGGAGAACTACGAGTCGTTCGACTCGGTCGTCGACCTGTCGAGCTGGGCCCCCAACCAGCTGAGCTCGGCCTCGATGCGCTTCGCGTCGTCGCACGGCTCGATGGAGGGCACGTACTCGCTGAAGATCACGACGGCGCCGACGGGCGGCCCGCACACCGAGCCGCCGCGCAACGGCTCGATGGGCCACGCGATCAAGCGGCTGTCGCGCTTCGGCAACCCCAAGCTCATCCAGATCGAGGCCTGGTACTCCTACACCCCCGTGCAGGACCGGGAGGGCAAGGGCGAGGAGGACATCCGCGCGATCGGGTTCTTCTTCGACGTCCAGGACTCCGAGTACCGCTACATGCCGGGCGTGCGGTACGTGAACTCCCTCGGCGGCAAGCTCGTCAAGAAGTGGCAGTACTACCAGGTCTCCGAGGGCGTCACCCCCGAGGACTGGAACTTCGGCGTCAAGGACGGCTGGTGCGTGCCCGGCGTCGACAACCAGTGGTACGGCCGGCGGTTCGAGGACGGCTCCGGCGACGGCTACCAGTGGCTGCCCGGGGGCGAGCAGGAGCTCGTCTACAACGAGAGCCCCGACAAGATCAACTGGATGTACTTCCGCCTGACCGTCGACATCGAGAAGCGCGAGTACGTCGAGATGCAGAGCGGCGACCAGGTGTTCGACATGCGGGGCATCAAGCCGACCCTCACCGAGGGCTACGCCTCGATCGACAACCTCATCAACCCCATCTTCTTCATCGAGACCGACTCCGAGCGCTCGGTCAACCTCTACCTCGACTCCGTCGTGTACTCGGTCGAGTGA
- a CDS encoding DUF6385 domain-containing protein → MQTTNTSVIARRVKISDAHATLPYEAGWATEAVIFVQAEGDHPDLAIAVEVSPDGITWVRRAGATLAASQQLVDVPVAQFGNWLRVVITGATSEQPARVLVHLNLKG, encoded by the coding sequence ATGCAGACGACGAACACCTCCGTCATCGCACGGCGGGTCAAGATCTCCGACGCCCACGCGACACTTCCCTACGAGGCGGGCTGGGCCACCGAGGCGGTCATCTTCGTGCAGGCCGAGGGGGACCACCCCGACCTGGCGATCGCCGTCGAGGTCTCGCCCGACGGCATCACCTGGGTCCGGCGCGCCGGTGCGACGCTCGCGGCCTCGCAGCAGCTCGTCGACGTGCCCGTGGCGCAGTTCGGCAACTGGCTCCGGGTCGTGATCACCGGTGCGACGAGCGAGCAGCCCGCGCGGGTGCTCGTCCACCTCAACCTCAAGGGCTGA